A single region of the Cyanobacteria bacterium FACHB-DQ100 genome encodes:
- a CDS encoding pyridoxal phosphate-dependent aminotransferase produces MKLAARVSQVTPSLTLAIDAKAKAMKREGIDICSFSAGEPDFDTPEHIKQAATDALKQGKTRYGPAAGEPLLREAIVRKLQRENQLTYKPENIIVTNGGKHSLYNLMMAMIDPGDEVIIPAPYWVSYPEMIKLAGGTPIVVKTTAETQFKITPNQLREAITDKTKLFILNSPSNPTGMVYTPDEIRAIAQVIVEKDIYVVSDEIYERLLYDGAEHLSIAAVSPEAFDRTLISHGFAKAYSMTGWRVGYLAGNVDLIKAASKIQGHSTSNVCTFAQYGAIAAYEDPRSNESVELMRQAFAERRQAIVDLVAAIPGLSYIKPDGAFYLMIDISKFGMSSLEFCDGLLTEQKVAVIPGIAFDADDHIRLSYATDMATIEKGIDRLATFVKSKL; encoded by the coding sequence ATGAAACTGGCAGCACGAGTAAGTCAGGTAACGCCTTCGCTCACCCTCGCGATCGATGCAAAAGCAAAAGCCATGAAGCGCGAGGGCATTGATATTTGTAGCTTCAGCGCAGGTGAACCCGACTTCGACACGCCAGAACACATCAAGCAAGCCGCCACTGATGCGCTCAAACAAGGAAAAACGCGCTACGGCCCCGCAGCAGGTGAACCGTTGTTGCGAGAAGCGATCGTCCGCAAACTCCAGCGCGAAAATCAATTAACCTACAAGCCTGAAAACATCATTGTGACGAATGGCGGAAAGCATTCGCTCTACAACTTAATGATGGCAATGATTGATCCGGGGGATGAAGTGATCATTCCGGCTCCGTACTGGGTGAGCTATCCCGAAATGATCAAGCTTGCGGGCGGAACGCCGATCGTGGTTAAAACCACCGCAGAAACTCAATTCAAAATCACTCCGAATCAATTACGAGAAGCAATCACGGATAAAACAAAGCTGTTTATTCTCAATTCGCCCTCGAATCCAACCGGAATGGTTTACACACCGGATGAAATTCGAGCGATCGCTCAAGTGATCGTTGAGAAAGATATCTATGTTGTTTCCGATGAAATTTACGAACGCCTGCTGTATGACGGTGCAGAACATTTAAGTATTGCCGCAGTGAGTCCGGAAGCATTCGATCGCACCCTCATCAGTCATGGATTTGCCAAGGCTTATTCGATGACCGGATGGCGGGTTGGTTATCTTGCGGGTAATGTTGATTTAATTAAAGCTGCCAGCAAGATTCAGGGACACAGCACCTCGAATGTGTGTACCTTTGCTCAATATGGCGCGATCGCAGCCTATGAAGATCCGCGATCAAATGAATCAGTTGAACTAATGCGGCAGGCATTTGCAGAACGCAGACAAGCGATCGTCGATTTAGTCGCTGCAATTCCAGGATTAAGCTATATCAAACCCGATGGTGCATTCTATCTGATGATTGATATCAGCAAGTTTGGCATGAGTTCACTAGAGTTTTGTGATGGCTTATTAACTGAGCAGAAAGTAGCGGTGATTCCTGGAATTGCCTTTGATGCGGATGATCATATTCGACTGTCTTACGCAACAGATATGGCAACGATTGAGAAGGGGATCGATCGTTTAGCAACGTTCGTCAAATCAAAGCTGTAG
- a CDS encoding gluconokinase has product MKHFIGIDIGTTSTKAIVVSSTGEVKSIASQEYPLLSAQPRFAEQDPNVIFEAVLRSVQAAVQQAQLSSRDVAAVGCGSAMHSLIVMGADHSALSQSITWADSRSVRQAEALKQQENWIYQNTGTPLHPMSPLTKLLWMRECDLERFNKAAKFISIKEYVLYQWFDRYVVDYSIASATGLFNLRTLAWDKHVLELAQIRPNQLSELVPTTHILQGMKPQYAERMGLDPNVPVVIGASDGALANIGVGAITSNQLAITIGTSSAVRKVVSEPLTDSQARTFCYAITEKQWLIGGASNNGGIVLRWFRDNFGQQDSYDSLIQLAKTVSAGAEGLLFLPFLSGERAPYWNAEARGVFFGMSLQHQRSHFVRAVLEGVLFAAYSINTVLSELTGTSQTILASGGFARSYLWRQMMADVFGIEVLVPEVYEASGFGAVVLAMYAINQIDQLEEGRSMIRIRDRHSPNLQLSEQYHKQFERYERLYQQLEPEFSRQ; this is encoded by the coding sequence ATGAAGCACTTTATTGGCATTGATATTGGGACAACCAGTACAAAAGCGATCGTCGTTTCATCGACAGGTGAAGTTAAAAGTATTGCTAGTCAGGAATATCCCTTACTTTCTGCCCAGCCCCGATTTGCAGAGCAAGATCCAAACGTAATTTTTGAGGCTGTTTTGCGATCCGTGCAAGCAGCCGTACAGCAAGCACAGTTATCAAGTCGAGATGTTGCTGCGGTTGGATGTGGTTCTGCAATGCACAGCTTGATTGTCATGGGTGCAGATCATTCTGCTTTGAGCCAGAGTATTACTTGGGCAGATAGTCGGAGTGTGAGGCAAGCAGAAGCCTTGAAGCAACAAGAAAACTGGATTTATCAAAACACCGGAACCCCTCTGCATCCGATGTCACCGCTCACAAAATTGCTATGGATGCGGGAGTGCGATTTAGAGCGATTTAACAAGGCTGCAAAGTTCATCTCGATTAAAGAGTATGTTCTGTATCAGTGGTTCGATCGATATGTAGTAGATTACTCGATCGCCTCTGCAACTGGATTGTTTAATCTCAGAACTTTGGCCTGGGACAAGCATGTACTTGAACTTGCACAAATTCGACCGAATCAATTAAGTGAGCTAGTTCCAACGACCCACATTCTGCAAGGCATGAAACCACAATATGCAGAACGGATGGGACTTGATCCGAATGTTCCGGTTGTGATTGGTGCGAGTGATGGAGCGTTAGCCAATATTGGAGTTGGGGCAATTACATCAAATCAGTTAGCAATCACGATCGGCACCAGTAGCGCAGTCCGAAAAGTAGTGTCTGAGCCTTTAACCGATTCACAAGCCAGAACATTCTGCTATGCCATTACTGAGAAACAATGGTTGATTGGCGGTGCTTCTAACAATGGGGGTATTGTCTTAAGGTGGTTTCGAGATAACTTTGGACAACAAGATTCGTATGATTCCCTGATTCAACTGGCTAAGACTGTTTCGGCGGGTGCAGAGGGATTGTTGTTTTTACCGTTTCTTTCTGGTGAACGTGCGCCCTATTGGAATGCAGAGGCGCGAGGAGTGTTCTTTGGTATGTCTTTACAGCATCAGCGATCGCACTTTGTTCGCGCTGTCTTAGAGGGTGTTTTGTTTGCTGCTTATAGCATTAACACTGTGCTGAGTGAACTGACTGGAACGAGTCAAACGATTCTGGCATCCGGGGGATTTGCACGATCGTACCTTTGGCGGCAAATGATGGCTGATGTGTTTGGGATCGAAGTGCTTGTGCCCGAAGTCTATGAAGCGAGTGGATTTGGAGCAGTTGTTTTAGCGATGTATGCGATTAATCAGATTGATCAGCTAGAGGAAGGACGATCAATGATTCGGATTCGCGATCGACATTCTCCAAACTTACAGCTATCCGAACAATATCACAAGCAATTTGAACGCTATGAAAGGCTCTATCAACAGTTAGAGCCAGAGTTTTCGAGACAATGA
- a CDS encoding type II toxin-antitoxin system HicB family antitoxin: protein MKIKYELIIYWSEIDQAFIVEVPELPGCAADGETYQEAVQNVEVVIQQWIATAQELGRSIPEPKGRLLFA from the coding sequence ATGAAGATTAAGTATGAACTGATTATTTACTGGAGTGAGATCGACCAGGCATTCATTGTCGAAGTGCCCGAACTGCCTGGATGCGCCGCAGACGGAGAAACGTATCAAGAAGCTGTGCAAAATGTTGAAGTCGTCATTCAGCAATGGATTGCAACTGCTCAGGAGCTAGGACGATCGATTCCCGAACCGAAAGGGCGTTTGCTTTTCGCGTAG
- a CDS encoding type II toxin-antitoxin system HicA family toxin, protein MNRQDKLLVKILLGTSDANIPFESLCNLLTNLGFEQRIQGSHHIFFKEGIEDILNLQPKQGKAKPYQVKQVRNVILKYQLAGEEDED, encoded by the coding sequence GTGAATCGCCAAGATAAGCTGCTGGTCAAAATTCTTCTCGGAACCTCCGATGCTAATATTCCATTTGAATCGCTGTGCAACCTTCTGACAAACCTGGGATTTGAGCAACGCATTCAAGGAAGCCATCACATCTTCTTCAAGGAGGGAATTGAAGACATCTTGAATCTTCAGCCCAAACAAGGAAAAGCAAAGCCATATCAGGTTAAACAAGTTCGTAACGTTATTTTGAAGTATCAACTTGCAGGCGAAGAAGATGAAGATTAA
- a CDS encoding endonuclease domain-containing protein has product MDSRRIRGTNPNIIAAARQLRQNLTPAEKILWQALNKRQLNGLKFRCQHPVKSFIVDFYCPQHRLVIELDGEIHDRQVEYDAARTEKLNQLGYRVIRFRNQEVMSNLSRVLQNIITEIKS; this is encoded by the coding sequence ATGGATTCTCGGCGTATTCGTGGAACAAATCCAAATATTATCGCTGCGGCTCGTCAGCTTCGGCAGAATCTTACGCCTGCTGAAAAGATATTGTGGCAAGCACTCAACAAACGCCAACTCAATGGATTGAAGTTTCGTTGTCAGCATCCAGTCAAATCTTTTATTGTCGATTTCTATTGTCCGCAGCATCGGTTGGTGATTGAACTGGATGGTGAAATTCACGATCGACAAGTGGAGTATGATGCTGCCCGAACAGAGAAGCTAAATCAGCTTGGGTATCGAGTGATTCGATTTCGGAATCAAGAAGTCATGTCCAATTTAAGTCGAGTTCTACAAAATATTATCACCGAAATTAAGAGTTAG
- a CDS encoding VOC family protein, with product MRIQKAWVTIAAVEFDRSVQFYRHLFQQEPSLFTPAKYAEFEAFGIRLGIYRPTTEESPEKAPITLFPAVSLCVQIENLESTIAHLDQVDAFVGEIRSVSHGREAYAYDPDGNRIILYEPC from the coding sequence ATGCGAATTCAGAAAGCCTGGGTGACGATCGCGGCGGTGGAGTTTGATCGATCGGTGCAGTTTTATCGCCATTTGTTCCAGCAAGAACCGTCACTGTTTACGCCTGCGAAGTATGCCGAGTTTGAGGCATTTGGGATTCGACTGGGAATTTATCGCCCAACTACGGAAGAATCTCCAGAGAAAGCGCCGATCACGTTATTTCCAGCGGTGAGTCTGTGTGTGCAGATTGAGAACTTGGAAAGTACGATCGCTCATCTCGATCAAGTGGACGCGTTTGTGGGTGAGATTCGATCGGTTTCTCATGGGCGTGAGGCGTATGCTTACGATCCGGACGGCAATCGCATCATTTTGTATGAGCCATGTTGA
- a CDS encoding class I fructose-bisphosphate aldolase — MTATLSAPQSVTSWLGDEGEDLLTHKAKVSKDLLHLPGADFLDRIFVQSDRSPQVLRSLQQLYSFGRLGNTGYISILPVDQGIEHSAGASFAPNPIYFDSENIIKLAIEAGCNGVATTLGVLGSVSRKYAHKIPFIVKLNHNELLTSPNQYDQVMFASVEQAWNLGAVAVGATIYFGSDNSTRQIQEVSQAFALAHEYGMATILWCYLRNNAFKQDKDYHLAADLTGQANHIGVTIEADIIKQKLPEINNGYAAVAKATGQSYGKTDPKVYNELTTDHPIDLTRYQVLNCYAGRAGLINSGGASGKNDFAEAIRTAVINKRAGGTGLISGRKTFQRPFEEGVKLFHAIQDVYLSPEITIA; from the coding sequence ATGACCGCTACACTCTCTGCGCCTCAGTCAGTCACATCTTGGCTAGGGGATGAAGGCGAAGACTTACTCACTCACAAAGCGAAAGTTTCTAAAGACTTACTGCATTTACCCGGAGCGGATTTTCTCGATCGCATCTTTGTACAAAGCGATCGTTCTCCCCAAGTTTTGCGGAGTTTGCAGCAGCTTTATTCATTCGGGCGGTTAGGCAATACTGGATATATTTCGATTTTGCCTGTGGATCAAGGCATCGAACATTCCGCAGGCGCTTCGTTTGCTCCGAATCCGATCTATTTTGATAGCGAAAATATTATTAAATTAGCGATCGAAGCGGGTTGTAATGGCGTTGCGACTACATTAGGCGTATTAGGCAGCGTTTCGCGCAAATACGCTCACAAAATTCCGTTTATCGTCAAGCTAAATCATAATGAGCTCCTCACCTCTCCCAATCAATACGATCAGGTGATGTTTGCCTCGGTGGAGCAAGCTTGGAACCTCGGAGCTGTTGCGGTTGGTGCAACGATCTACTTTGGATCAGACAATTCAACCCGCCAAATTCAGGAAGTCAGTCAAGCATTCGCTCTCGCACATGAATACGGCATGGCAACGATTCTTTGGTGCTATCTGCGAAACAATGCCTTTAAGCAAGACAAAGACTATCATCTCGCGGCAGATTTGACCGGACAGGCAAATCATATCGGCGTAACGATCGAAGCCGACATCATCAAGCAAAAACTACCGGAAATCAATAACGGCTATGCTGCTGTCGCCAAAGCCACCGGACAAAGCTATGGCAAAACCGATCCGAAAGTGTACAACGAACTGACCACGGATCATCCGATCGATCTCACCCGCTATCAGGTTCTCAATTGTTATGCCGGACGTGCCGGATTGATTAATTCGGGCGGTGCTTCGGGTAAAAATGATTTTGCTGAAGCGATTCGGACAGCCGTGATTAATAAAAGGGCTGGTGGAACGGGGCTGATTTCAGGGCGCAAGACATTCCAGCGACCCTTTGAGGAAGGCGTGAAGCTGTTTCATGCGATCCAGGACGTTTATTTATCGCCGGAAATTACGATCGCATAA
- the bioF gene encoding 8-amino-7-oxononanoate synthase translates to MKNDPYAWIEQSLRSIDRAGWHRSTKTIDRPGAVIQIDHRAYLNFASNDYLGLAIDQRLIDAAIQAVEQYGTGSTGSRLLTGHRPLHRKLESAIAQLKQTEDAIVFSSGYLANLGTIAALVGKRDLILSDQYNHSSLRNGAIVSGATILEYRHCEMQDLRTKLEQQRSHFQKCLILTDTVFSMDGDLCPLPEILDLAEQFDSMVLVDEAHATGVMGATGAGCVEHFGCTGQALVQMGTLSKALGSLGGYVAGSALLIDFLRNRAPSWIYTTGLSPADSAAALCAIQIVQQEPERRSRLWQNVAYLKSKLTNFDLLPSESPILCWQLPDVQTALKTAQALQNQSIFAPAIRPPTVPTSRIRMTVMATHTAEHLDCLVHCLENSGSNC, encoded by the coding sequence ATGAAGAATGATCCGTATGCTTGGATTGAACAATCGTTAAGGTCGATCGACCGCGCAGGTTGGCATCGATCGACTAAAACGATTGATCGTCCCGGTGCAGTCATTCAGATTGATCACCGCGCTTATCTCAACTTTGCAAGTAATGACTATCTTGGACTCGCAATCGATCAGCGTTTAATTGATGCTGCAATTCAAGCTGTTGAACAATACGGAACAGGAAGCACCGGCTCAAGATTGCTCACGGGACATCGACCTTTACACCGAAAGCTAGAATCCGCGATCGCACAACTGAAACAAACTGAAGATGCGATCGTGTTTAGCTCTGGCTACTTAGCAAATTTAGGAACGATCGCAGCCTTAGTCGGCAAACGTGACTTAATTCTGTCTGATCAATACAATCATTCGAGCTTACGAAATGGTGCAATTGTGAGCGGTGCAACGATTTTGGAGTATCGGCACTGTGAAATGCAGGACTTACGCACCAAGCTCGAACAACAGCGATCGCACTTTCAAAAATGCCTGATTCTCACAGATACCGTATTCAGCATGGATGGCGATCTCTGTCCGTTGCCTGAAATTCTGGACTTAGCAGAACAGTTTGACTCAATGGTATTAGTCGATGAAGCTCACGCGACCGGAGTGATGGGCGCAACAGGTGCAGGATGTGTCGAGCATTTTGGTTGTACCGGACAGGCACTGGTGCAGATGGGAACTTTGAGCAAAGCATTAGGTAGCTTAGGTGGTTATGTAGCTGGTTCTGCATTACTGATTGATTTCCTTAGAAATCGTGCGCCAAGTTGGATTTACACAACAGGATTATCACCCGCTGATAGTGCTGCGGCTTTGTGTGCCATTCAGATCGTTCAACAGGAGCCAGAACGGCGATCGCGGCTTTGGCAAAATGTCGCTTATCTCAAATCAAAGCTAACGAACTTCGATCTGTTGCCTTCGGAATCCCCGATTCTCTGTTGGCAATTACCCGATGTTCAAACGGCTCTAAAAACCGCACAAGCATTACAAAATCAGAGCATCTTTGCACCAGCGATTCGACCGCCGACTGTTCCAACGAGCCGAATTCGGATGACGGTCATGGCAACTCATACAGCAGAGCATTTAGATTGCTTAGTTCATTGTCTCGAAAACTCTGGCTCTAACTGTTGA
- a CDS encoding FGGY-family carbohydrate kinase, with protein MNLSLGIDFGTSGARAIAINSTGAITAQTSVTASSDWNQMLWQLLDALPIEVRSRLSRIAINGTSSTVLLCDRAGVAIAAPLLYNDARGASVLEQIKAIAPAQHTVMSATSSLAKLLWWQANNESFSNAQYFLHQADWLAFQLHGQLGISDYHNALKLGYDVERLEYPNWLPLRELLPIVVEPGSAIAPIQAAIAQRFNIPSACQICAGTTDSIAAFIASQANDSGDAVTSLGSTLVLKLLSDVRVDRSDFGIYSHRFGERWLVGGASNTGGAVLQHFFTSDELRELSDRIPAQESPLDYYPLLQVGDRFPINDPTLAPRLEPRPDDPVEFLHGLLESIARIEAQGYRLLESLGATPLKRVLTAGGGAKNMAWTAMRQRQLGVLVMQADQTEAAYGAALLAMRGGLEN; from the coding sequence ATGAATTTATCTTTAGGGATTGATTTTGGAACTTCTGGAGCAAGAGCGATCGCGATCAATTCCACAGGTGCGATCACAGCACAAACCAGCGTGACCGCTTCTTCAGATTGGAATCAAATGTTGTGGCAATTGCTCGACGCATTACCGATCGAGGTGCGATCGCGTTTAAGTCGGATTGCGATCAATGGCACATCTTCAACGGTGTTATTGTGCGATCGTGCGGGTGTTGCGATCGCTGCGCCATTACTGTACAACGATGCTCGTGGTGCAAGTGTGTTAGAGCAGATTAAAGCAATTGCGCCTGCTCAACATACGGTAATGAGCGCAACTTCTAGCCTTGCAAAACTGCTTTGGTGGCAAGCAAATAATGAAAGTTTTTCTAATGCACAATACTTTCTACATCAAGCGGATTGGTTGGCGTTTCAACTTCACGGACAACTTGGAATTAGTGACTATCACAATGCTTTGAAGCTCGGTTACGATGTGGAACGATTAGAGTATCCCAATTGGTTGCCACTCCGAGAACTATTGCCGATCGTCGTTGAACCTGGAAGCGCGATCGCACCGATTCAAGCAGCGATCGCCCAAAGATTCAACATTCCATCCGCTTGTCAAATCTGCGCGGGAACGACGGATAGCATTGCGGCCTTTATTGCAAGTCAAGCCAATGATAGTGGAGATGCAGTTACTTCACTTGGCTCAACATTGGTGCTGAAGTTATTGAGTGATGTTCGGGTCGATCGATCTGACTTTGGTATTTATAGTCATCGATTTGGCGAGCGGTGGTTAGTCGGCGGAGCTTCTAATACGGGTGGAGCCGTGTTGCAGCACTTTTTTACATCGGATGAACTGAGGGAATTGAGCGATCGTATTCCCGCTCAAGAAAGTCCGCTTGATTATTATCCGTTGTTGCAAGTGGGCGATCGTTTTCCGATTAATGATCCGACGCTTGCACCGCGATTAGAACCGCGACCTGATGATCCGGTGGAATTTCTGCATGGTTTGCTGGAAAGTATTGCAAGAATTGAAGCGCAAGGATATCGCCTGCTCGAATCATTAGGGGCGACACCATTGAAGCGAGTTTTGACCGCAGGCGGAGGAGCAAAGAATATGGCTTGGACAGCAATGCGGCAAAGACAGCTTGGGGTTTTGGTGATGCAGGCGGATCAAACTGAAGCGGCTTATGGTGCGGCGCTATTGGCAATGCGGGGAGGATTGGAGAATTAA
- a CDS encoding DUF1823 family protein, which translates to MLDLPPLNSDTIWAILNDTIDDTTANRLVCHYLGYDDGTASPEWLETYPEPPNFIESRPAVVKLTRSIPPENKQLLKEKLGFSGYTVDQLVPRKTRRATMANWLLSYMQQNQIEV; encoded by the coding sequence ATGCTTGATTTACCTCCGTTAAACTCCGATACGATTTGGGCGATTTTGAACGACACGATCGACGATACAACCGCAAATCGCTTGGTTTGTCACTATCTCGGTTACGATGACGGAACTGCTTCTCCAGAATGGTTAGAAACCTATCCTGAACCGCCGAACTTTATTGAAAGTCGTCCAGCGGTTGTGAAATTAACGCGATCGATTCCACCAGAAAATAAGCAGCTATTGAAAGAAAAGCTTGGATTTTCGGGATATACCGTCGATCAACTCGTGCCGCGAAAAACTCGACGTGCAACAATGGCGAACTGGTTGCTAAGTTATATGCAGCAGAATCAAATTGAGGTTTAA
- a CDS encoding alpha/beta fold hydrolase yields MKFNLDELYKILIVALRIYAIVCLVLFFIQTRFIFIPTRTVYKTPATLGLSAQEVWIPAKNWLGQTERIHGWWLPGKDPSLGTVLYFHGNGGTLGGIDQMDRLHDLGFSVLVISYRGYAKSEGGFPSESQVYADAEAAWNYLTNDRKIPPNQITIYGYSIGGAVAIDLATKHPDARALIVQSSFTSMKDMALRQKHFRLFPLELILTQRFNSIDKVRSLKVPVLYFHGDADSLVPPSMSQALYEATPTRKQLIFIRGAEHNDAEFSLEDLEAIRKFVQIVR; encoded by the coding sequence ATGAAATTTAACTTGGATGAACTTTACAAGATTTTGATTGTCGCACTGCGGATTTATGCGATCGTCTGTCTTGTCCTATTTTTTATTCAGACTCGATTTATCTTCATCCCAACGCGCACGGTCTACAAAACGCCTGCAACGCTCGGTCTATCGGCTCAAGAAGTTTGGATTCCGGCGAAAAATTGGTTAGGTCAAACCGAACGGATTCATGGCTGGTGGCTTCCGGGCAAAGATCCAAGCTTAGGAACGGTGCTTTATTTTCATGGCAATGGTGGGACGTTGGGCGGCATCGATCAAATGGATCGACTTCATGATTTGGGTTTTTCGGTGCTGGTAATTAGCTATCGAGGATATGCAAAAAGTGAAGGCGGATTTCCCTCAGAATCGCAAGTTTACGCAGATGCTGAAGCAGCCTGGAACTATTTGACAAACGATCGCAAGATTCCACCGAATCAAATCACGATTTACGGATATTCGATCGGCGGTGCAGTTGCGATCGATCTTGCGACAAAACATCCTGATGCGAGAGCGCTAATTGTTCAAAGCTCGTTTACCTCAATGAAGGATATGGCGCTGAGACAGAAGCATTTTCGCTTGTTTCCGTTGGAGCTAATCTTGACACAGCGATTTAACTCGATCGACAAAGTACGATCTCTAAAAGTACCTGTGCTGTATTTTCATGGCGATGCAGATAGCTTAGTGCCACCGTCGATGAGTCAGGCTTTATACGAGGCAACTCCGACTCGAAAGCAATTAATCTTTATTCGAGGCGCAGAACATAACGATGCAGAATTTAGCCTCGAAGATTTAGAAGCGATTCGGAAATTTGTGCAAATCGTTCGATAA